One segment of Pseudanabaena sp. PCC 6802 DNA contains the following:
- a CDS encoding carbonic anhydrase, translating into MTKQSGKGFLSRRSLIKFGAGTVGAGAITGWLGTNEFAQNFKTQFDDAAVASEPVDKAKSNDITPDQALQRLIDGNKRFVEEKRKHPNQEFARLTEVAQDQNPFAAILGCADSRVTPEIIFDRGIGDLFVVRVAGNISATEDIASQEFGTLVLGAKVLMVLGHERCGAVKAAVTGGDFPGLIGSLVYAIKPAVDASEGKPGDRLENAIKSNILLQTKRLQTSPVIFKLVQQGKLKVVGGYYDLDTGVVSLVS; encoded by the coding sequence ATGACAAAGCAGTCTGGAAAAGGTTTTCTATCGCGCCGATCCCTCATAAAATTTGGTGCAGGCACAGTTGGCGCAGGTGCGATAACTGGTTGGTTAGGAACCAATGAATTCGCCCAAAACTTCAAAACTCAATTTGACGATGCCGCAGTTGCCTCTGAACCTGTTGATAAAGCTAAGTCAAATGACATTACGCCCGACCAAGCTTTGCAAAGATTAATTGATGGCAACAAGCGCTTTGTAGAAGAAAAGCGCAAGCATCCCAATCAAGAGTTTGCACGTTTGACAGAGGTGGCGCAGGATCAGAACCCATTTGCGGCAATTCTGGGCTGTGCCGACTCGCGCGTTACGCCAGAAATTATCTTCGATCGAGGCATTGGCGATCTCTTTGTCGTGCGCGTGGCTGGCAATATCTCGGCCACTGAGGATATTGCCAGCCAAGAATTTGGCACGTTAGTGTTGGGTGCCAAGGTGCTAATGGTATTGGGGCACGAACGCTGCGGTGCGGTTAAAGCTGCCGTCACGGGTGGTGATTTTCCTGGTTTGATCGGTAGCTTAGTCTATGCAATCAAACCAGCAGTTGATGCTTCTGAAGGGAAACCTGGCGATCGCCTGGAGAATGCAATTAAGTCCAACATTTTGTTGCAAACTAAGCGCTTGCAAACCTCTCCAGTGATTTTCAAGCTCGTGCAGCAGGGTAAACTGAAAGTAGTCGGTGGATACTACGATCTAGACACAGGTGTAGTTAGCTTGGTTAGCTAG
- a CDS encoding 3-isopropylmalate dehydratase large subunit: protein MGMTLTEKILARAAGRASVSPGENIWVNADLLMTHDVCGPGTIGVFKKEFGADAKVWDAEKIVLIPDHYIFTKDARANRNVDILREFAREQGIKYFYDITDLSNFKANPDYKGVCHVALAQEGHTRPGEVLFGTDSHTCNAGAFGEFATGIGNTDAAFVMGTGKLLLKVPASMRFVFNGEMPPYLLAKDLILQVIGDIGVSGANYRALQIEGDTIARMTMEERMTLCNMAIEAGGKNGVIAPDQTTFDYVRARTDKSFNPLYADDDAQYYYCKHYDVSQLEPVVAKPHSPDNRALVSECKDVKIDRVYIGSCTGGKITDFINAAQLLKGQQVKVPTYLVPATQRVYEDLFTQKIDGMTLSEIFLQAGCIEPAAPSCAACLGGPQDTFGRLNEPEVCVSTTNRNFPGRMGNKQAQIYLASPYTAAASALTGYVTDPREFMA, encoded by the coding sequence ATGGGAATGACACTCACCGAAAAAATTTTGGCAAGAGCAGCAGGACGTGCCAGCGTCAGCCCTGGCGAAAATATTTGGGTGAATGCCGACCTGCTGATGACCCATGATGTTTGCGGCCCCGGTACCATTGGTGTCTTTAAGAAAGAGTTTGGTGCCGATGCGAAGGTTTGGGATGCTGAAAAAATCGTTTTGATCCCCGATCACTACATCTTTACTAAAGATGCCCGCGCCAACCGCAATGTCGATATTTTGCGCGAATTTGCGCGAGAACAGGGAATTAAATATTTCTACGACATTACCGATTTATCTAACTTTAAAGCTAACCCCGACTACAAGGGCGTTTGCCACGTTGCCCTAGCTCAAGAAGGTCATACACGCCCAGGAGAAGTCTTATTTGGCACCGATTCCCATACCTGCAATGCGGGTGCATTCGGCGAGTTTGCCACTGGTATTGGCAATACCGACGCGGCGTTTGTGATGGGGACGGGTAAGCTTTTGCTCAAGGTGCCTGCTTCGATGCGGTTCGTATTTAACGGTGAAATGCCCCCCTATTTATTGGCTAAAGACTTGATTTTGCAAGTAATTGGCGACATTGGCGTAAGCGGTGCCAACTATCGCGCTTTGCAGATTGAAGGCGATACGATCGCTCGCATGACGATGGAGGAGCGCATGACCCTCTGTAATATGGCGATCGAGGCAGGCGGTAAAAATGGTGTAATTGCCCCTGACCAAACCACATTTGATTACGTTCGGGCACGCACAGATAAATCTTTCAATCCTTTGTATGCAGACGACGACGCGCAGTACTACTACTGCAAACATTACGATGTTTCCCAACTAGAGCCAGTTGTCGCTAAGCCCCACTCGCCCGATAATCGCGCCCTTGTCAGCGAATGCAAAGATGTCAAGATCGATCGCGTCTATATTGGCTCCTGCACGGGCGGCAAAATCACTGATTTTATCAATGCGGCTCAACTCCTCAAAGGCCAGCAGGTAAAAGTCCCCACCTATCTCGTCCCTGCCACGCAAAGAGTGTACGAGGATCTGTTTACCCAAAAAATCGATGGCATGACTCTGTCGGAAATCTTCCTACAGGCTGGCTGCATCGAGCCTGCCGCGCCTTCCTGTGCGGCCTGCTTGGGTGGCCCTCAGGATACATTCGGCAGATTGAACGAACCCGAGGTATGCGTCTCGACCACGAATCGCAACTTCCCCGGTCGTATGGGTAATAAGCAAGCGCAAATTTATCTAGCTTCCCCCTACACGGCGGCAGCTTCAGCTCTGACAGGTTACGTCACCGATCCACGGGAATTTATGGCTTAG
- the thiO gene encoding glycine oxidase ThiO, translating to MSNVLIIGGGIIGLAIAVELSLRGASVIIVERDTCARGATWAAAGMLAPEAEQLEGSLRELGIRSRDLYAEWIRKLMHLTGQDCGYWCCGILAPTLEPRPEYPQYIDRAQLDKRQSGLSATVAGALWFWEDGQVDNRLLAKALIVAARSLGVQILEGTNVYQIATSGDRVTHLDTSQGKMQADRYLLATGAWTRELMPLPVTPRKGQMLSVFDRDRRLQRVLFGTNTYIVPRQDGQIIIGATVEDVGFAVGNTASGVMQLLSNAIAIYPAIADMTIESTWWGFRPFAPNEMPILGASCYENLCLATGHYRNGILLAPITAQFMSDWIEGKSADPLIEKFNFPSIE from the coding sequence ATGAGTAATGTTCTAATTATTGGCGGCGGTATAATTGGGCTGGCGATCGCGGTGGAGCTATCTCTGCGTGGTGCGTCTGTCATCATTGTGGAACGCGATACGTGTGCTCGGGGGGCAACCTGGGCTGCCGCTGGCATGTTAGCACCGGAGGCAGAACAATTGGAAGGCTCGCTGCGCGAACTGGGTATTCGCAGCCGCGACCTATATGCAGAATGGATTAGGAAGCTAATGCACCTTACTGGTCAGGACTGCGGCTACTGGTGCTGCGGTATTCTTGCGCCTACTTTAGAGCCGCGTCCAGAATACCCTCAATACATCGATCGCGCGCAACTCGATAAGCGACAATCTGGTCTGAGCGCTACTGTCGCGGGAGCCTTGTGGTTTTGGGAGGATGGGCAGGTAGATAATCGCCTGTTGGCAAAGGCTCTGATCGTTGCTGCGCGATCGCTGGGCGTGCAGATCTTAGAAGGCACAAATGTCTACCAAATCGCCACCAGTGGCGATCGCGTTACGCACCTCGACACCAGCCAGGGCAAGATGCAGGCAGATCGATACCTGCTTGCTACGGGTGCGTGGACGCGAGAGTTGATGCCTCTGCCCGTAACGCCACGCAAAGGTCAAATGCTATCCGTATTCGATCGCGATCGCCGCTTGCAGCGCGTCTTATTTGGCACCAATACATATATAGTGCCGCGTCAGGATGGCCAAATTATTATCGGAGCTACGGTTGAAGATGTAGGGTTTGCAGTGGGTAACACGGCCTCAGGCGTAATGCAGCTTCTGAGTAATGCGATCGCCATCTATCCAGCGATCGCGGATATGACAATTGAATCTACCTGGTGGGGATTTCGCCCCTTCGCGCCCAATGAGATGCCGATCTTAGGAGCGAGTTGCTATGAGAATCTCTGCTTGGCAACGGGGCACTATCGCAACGGCATTCTGCTCGCTCCCATTACCGCACAGTTTATGTCAGACTGGATTGAAGGTAAATCTGCAGATCCGCTGATAGAGAAGTTCAATTTCCCTTCAATTGAGTGA
- a CDS encoding DUF1824 family protein — translation MSPIDRDELTISDAHDILVALSDLGNKPVCSEEQKESLRKALLFLKAHTDYQIFGVCADSLVQGTTALEEYAQAFAYNLPPIDSDRDGSVYIKFNPNRNLFHASSYSGEYKGVLVSYQSDYSDGHNATYGHFPLDLFNVKNSSV, via the coding sequence ATGTCACCTATCGATCGCGATGAATTAACTATCTCTGACGCTCATGACATTTTGGTTGCGCTCAGCGATCTGGGCAATAAACCTGTTTGCTCAGAAGAACAGAAAGAGAGCCTGCGCAAGGCTTTGTTATTCCTGAAAGCACATACCGATTATCAGATTTTTGGTGTTTGCGCTGACTCTTTGGTACAAGGTACCACTGCCTTAGAAGAGTACGCGCAGGCATTTGCCTATAATCTTCCTCCTATTGACAGCGATCGCGACGGTTCCGTGTATATCAAATTTAATCCCAATCGCAATCTATTCCATGCTTCATCCTATTCAGGCGAGTATAAAGGTGTTTTAGTCTCTTACCAATCAGATTACAGCGACGGGCATAACGCTACCTACGGACACTTCCCATTAGATTTATTCAACGTAAAGAATTCATCGGTTTAG
- a CDS encoding DUF928 domain-containing protein yields MVTPRQFQASLAGASSIYLLLLSLYPGQVGANPLKLEHSSTNRSPQSARGQRIYIPPVQAAPRTTQGSSGSRGCEESIPASLRLLVPDNHVGQTMQGHPTFFWFVSGGVGLPMEFAIVEPKVAQPIYVTQKFVRKTEIMKVTLPGHLPQLEPGKAYRWSVSLICNPKQRSSSIYAQSWIERSLPPSDLATKLASAKTDYERTITYAQSGFWYDALSAIDTARKAKPQDPEILTMRRLLLEQVGLSQVVDYSTEM; encoded by the coding sequence ATGGTTACTCCCCGTCAATTTCAAGCATCTTTGGCTGGGGCATCTTCTATTTATTTATTGCTACTGTCTCTTTACCCTGGTCAAGTTGGTGCTAATCCACTGAAGCTAGAGCACAGCTCTACAAACCGATCGCCCCAGAGCGCGAGAGGACAAAGAATATACATACCACCCGTTCAAGCTGCACCTCGTACAACCCAAGGTTCATCTGGTTCCCGAGGGTGTGAAGAGTCGATCCCTGCCTCTCTTCGTCTCCTAGTACCCGACAATCATGTGGGGCAAACTATGCAAGGCCATCCCACCTTCTTTTGGTTTGTTTCAGGGGGAGTCGGCTTACCGATGGAGTTTGCGATCGTCGAGCCTAAAGTAGCTCAGCCCATATATGTTACTCAAAAGTTTGTCCGCAAGACCGAAATAATGAAGGTGACTCTGCCCGGTCACTTACCTCAGCTAGAGCCTGGTAAAGCTTATCGCTGGTCCGTAAGCCTGATATGCAATCCTAAACAACGCTCTAGCTCCATCTACGCTCAAAGTTGGATCGAGCGATCGCTGCCACCCTCAGATTTAGCGACAAAGCTCGCATCTGCTAAAACAGACTACGAGCGGACAATTACCTACGCTCAATCGGGTTTTTGGTATGATGCCCTCTCTGCGATCGACACTGCTCGGAAAGCTAAACCCCAAGACCCAGAAATTTTGACTATGCGTCGTCTGTTGCTAGAACAAGTCGGTCTCAGCCAAGTTGTTGACTATTCCACAGAAATGTAG
- the thyX gene encoding FAD-dependent thymidylate synthase: MNWIDPLGDGKSRIELIGSMGSDLDVVNDARASFEKSSQTLNEKDVKLINYLIEHEHTSPFRGVVFKFKVKAPLYVCRQWWKHVIASNHNDEQLGWNEKSFRYVAIDDSNEFFVPSVFRQQSANNKQATEGALSEEANRQARETYAAQCQASYEAYQKLLELGVGREQARGVLVPSVYTSWVWTVSLQAVLNFIGLRLGAGAQNEIASYADAILQLIQPIVPVSIAAWKTHKG, translated from the coding sequence TTGAACTGGATCGATCCCTTAGGAGATGGCAAAAGCAGAATTGAGTTGATCGGCTCGATGGGCAGCGATCTTGATGTAGTCAACGATGCCAGAGCTTCGTTTGAGAAATCATCCCAAACACTGAACGAAAAGGATGTCAAATTGATTAATTATTTGATCGAGCACGAGCATACCTCTCCCTTTCGTGGCGTTGTGTTTAAGTTCAAAGTTAAAGCTCCCTTATATGTATGCAGACAGTGGTGGAAACATGTAATTGCTAGCAATCACAATGACGAGCAGTTGGGATGGAATGAGAAAAGCTTTCGCTATGTCGCGATCGATGATAGTAATGAATTCTTCGTGCCATCGGTATTTCGCCAGCAGTCTGCCAATAATAAACAAGCAACGGAAGGCGCGCTTTCAGAGGAAGCCAACCGACAAGCTAGGGAAACTTATGCGGCTCAATGCCAAGCCAGCTACGAAGCTTATCAGAAACTTTTAGAATTAGGTGTTGGTAGAGAACAGGCGCGAGGCGTGCTGGTGCCATCCGTCTATACCTCGTGGGTTTGGACGGTTTCCCTACAAGCTGTACTCAACTTTATTGGGCTGCGGCTAGGAGCGGGCGCTCAAAATGAAATTGCCAGTTATGCCGATGCTATTCTGCAACTGATCCAGCCCATAGTGCCTGTTTCGATCGCCGCATGGAAAACCCACAAAGGATAG
- a CDS encoding SUMF1/EgtB/PvdO family nonheme iron enzyme: MARNCAVVIGINDYDEIQPLQYAKSDAKKMRDYFARDLNVQPEDLYFFSDDSPRNRHGRKTQPTYGTLISFLTDRFETPFLSAGDTLWFYFSGHGMPYEGRDYLLPSDGNPRSPNLAIPIADVTDRLRRSGADNIVLCIDACRSEGVKSGLGIGREKQQGVITFFSCSPSQVSYEIDEIAQGAFTHVLLEALKIQGEGNNATVERLNNYLLHQVPKLTQQYKNYLQTPYAVIEPATKLHYILLPKFANLSDINILKIDALHAEAEGDFTLAFQLWLRVNVAAGGMDMQAIAAFQRLANKQPPQSNELISRTANAGGAKNISTALKEDDSTRNLQIDLGSGITLDLIEIPVGSFTMGMPPEERKIALENALKYGVKREDAEQWLDWSIPQHQVELQAFWMGRYAVTNAQWQAVMGTKPSEKYERKFQGDKHPVVGVSWHDARAFCKRLSEKVGREVRLPTEAEWEYACRAGTTTPFAFGKIITTDLVNYDGNYPYGDAPKGEYRQQTVNVDSFSPNAWGLYQMHGNVWEWCLDEFYDSYSDKPNRLKKNGNEAWGDLNVDKNDNRYRLLRGGAWGLDARYCRSSFRVRSDARDIGDGVGFRVVLVCSL, from the coding sequence ATGGCTAGAAATTGTGCTGTTGTCATTGGCATTAACGATTACGACGAAATTCAGCCGTTGCAGTATGCAAAAAGCGACGCTAAAAAAATGCGCGATTACTTTGCACGGGATCTAAACGTCCAACCAGAGGATTTATATTTTTTCTCCGACGATTCGCCGCGTAATAGGCACGGGCGTAAAACGCAGCCAACTTATGGAACGCTGATATCGTTTTTGACGGATCGCTTTGAAACGCCATTTTTGAGTGCGGGAGATACGCTGTGGTTTTATTTCAGCGGTCATGGGATGCCCTATGAAGGACGCGATTATCTCTTGCCCAGCGATGGCAATCCGCGCTCTCCTAACCTGGCAATTCCCATTGCTGATGTAACCGATCGCTTGCGGAGGAGTGGAGCGGATAACATCGTCTTATGTATCGATGCTTGTCGTAGCGAGGGTGTGAAAAGTGGTTTAGGAATCGGACGAGAAAAACAACAGGGCGTGATAACTTTCTTTTCATGCAGTCCCAGTCAGGTTTCCTACGAAATCGATGAGATAGCGCAGGGAGCGTTTACCCATGTGTTGCTCGAAGCGCTGAAGATTCAAGGCGAGGGTAACAATGCAACCGTGGAAAGACTCAACAACTATTTGCTCCATCAAGTTCCCAAACTAACCCAACAGTATAAAAATTATTTGCAAACTCCCTACGCTGTTATCGAACCAGCTACAAAGCTGCATTACATCCTACTCCCCAAATTTGCGAATCTCAGCGATATTAACATCCTCAAAATAGATGCTCTTCATGCTGAGGCAGAAGGGGATTTTACCTTAGCCTTCCAACTATGGTTGCGCGTTAATGTCGCGGCGGGTGGAATGGATATGCAGGCGATCGCTGCCTTTCAGCGTTTGGCAAATAAGCAACCTCCCCAATCAAACGAGCTAATTTCTCGTACTGCTAACGCTGGAGGTGCAAAAAACATTTCTACTGCTCTCAAAGAAGATGATTCGACTCGCAATCTTCAAATAGACTTGGGCAGTGGCATAACGCTCGATCTGATAGAAATTCCTGTGGGAAGCTTTACGATGGGAATGCCACCTGAGGAACGCAAAATCGCCTTAGAAAACGCGCTGAAATATGGTGTCAAGCGAGAAGATGCCGAGCAATGGTTGGATTGGTCTATACCTCAGCACCAGGTAGAATTACAAGCATTCTGGATGGGCAGATATGCCGTCACCAACGCCCAATGGCAAGCAGTGATGGGTACAAAGCCGTCTGAAAAATATGAGCGCAAATTTCAAGGCGACAAGCACCCCGTGGTGGGCGTATCGTGGCACGACGCGCGAGCATTTTGTAAGAGGCTCTCGGAAAAAGTCGGACGAGAGGTACGCTTGCCAACCGAAGCCGAATGGGAATATGCCTGTCGCGCTGGCACGACGACGCCCTTTGCCTTTGGCAAGATAATAACCACCGATCTGGTCAACTACGACGGTAACTATCCCTACGGCGACGCACCCAAAGGCGAATACCGACAGCAAACAGTTAATGTGGATAGTTTTTCGCCGAATGCCTGGGGCCTGTACCAGATGCACGGCAACGTGTGGGAATGGTGTCTAGATGAGTTTTACGACAGCTATAGCGACAAACCAAATCGCTTAAAGAAAAATGGCAACGAAGCTTGGGGCGATCTGAATGTAGACAAAAATGATAATCGTTATCGTTTGTTGCGCGGCGGTGCGTGGGGCCTCGATGCCAGGTACTGTCGTTCGTCTTTCCGCGTCAGGAGCGACGCGCGCGATATCGGCGACGGTGTTGGTTTTCGTGTGGTCTTGGTTTGTTCCCTGTGA
- a CDS encoding SUMF1/EgtB/PvdO family nonheme iron enzyme, with translation MAHRLGLSSKLMRGGSWNNNARNCRSSNRNRNNARDINNNVGFRVVLVSSL, from the coding sequence ATGGCACATCGGTTGGGGTTGAGTTCCAAGCTGATGCGCGGCGGTTCGTGGAACAACAATGCCAGGAACTGTCGTTCGTCTAACCGCAACAGGAACAACGCGCGCGATATCAACAACAATGTTGGTTTTCGTGTGGTCTTGGTTTCTTCCCTGTGA
- a CDS encoding Crp/Fnr family transcriptional regulator yields the protein MSYFLDSTANLHSDWRQLLENVYQGRSLYPFRSGQNITMYPHEIWVVCRGIVQLSTLHPSGDEVSLGLVGPAIPFGLPLTLLDPYQAIALSDVDLMRFTMLEVESSPQLLQGIFRHLSLRLQRTEAMLALVSHRRVEDRLRQLLLLLKDEVGQPVALGTKLSVRLTHQHLANAIGSTRVTVTRALGSLQSEGMIKIDRDRHILLMKNFTRT from the coding sequence ATGTCTTACTTCTTAGATTCCACAGCTAATCTGCACTCGGATTGGCGACAATTATTAGAGAATGTCTACCAGGGGCGCAGTCTGTACCCGTTCCGCAGCGGGCAGAATATCACCATGTATCCCCACGAAATTTGGGTGGTTTGTCGAGGCATCGTTCAACTCAGTACGTTGCATCCAAGTGGCGATGAGGTGTCCTTGGGCTTGGTCGGCCCCGCTATCCCCTTTGGCTTGCCGCTCACTTTACTCGATCCCTATCAGGCGATCGCTCTATCGGATGTCGATCTGATGCGATTTACCATGCTGGAAGTCGAATCATCTCCTCAACTTTTGCAGGGTATTTTTCGTCATCTCAGTCTGAGATTGCAACGCACCGAGGCCATGCTGGCACTGGTCAGCCACCGCCGCGTGGAGGACAGGTTAAGGCAGTTGTTGTTATTACTCAAGGATGAAGTCGGGCAGCCCGTTGCCTTGGGAACAAAACTGAGCGTGCGCCTCACCCATCAACACCTCGCCAATGCGATCGGCAGTACCCGCGTTACTGTTACCAGGGCATTGGGTAGTTTGCAGTCAGAGGGAATGATTAAGATCGATCGCGATCGTCACATCCTTCTGATGAAAAACTTTACTCGCACATAA
- a CDS encoding TlyA family RNA methyltransferase, with protein sequence MKQRLDTLLVELGLIPSREQAQRLIRSGAVQVEHAVVDKPGTEVLTTAAIQIKERSPFVSRGGEKLAGALAVFELDLSDRIGLDGGISTGGFTDCLLKHGAARIYGVDVGYGQVAWEVRKDPRVVLKERTNLRYLTPEDLYPPDAPRPDFAVLDLSFISLTKVMPALWELLLPPREVLMLVKPQFEAGKQQVGKHGIVKDPKIRAEAFHRVMTAAIAQGWYFHGMTRSPIQGKTGNHEYWLWLRDSGSGNLPTIDEINVMTGG encoded by the coding sequence TTGAAACAGCGTTTAGATACATTACTAGTTGAACTGGGGCTGATCCCATCGCGAGAGCAGGCGCAAAGGCTGATTCGCTCTGGAGCGGTACAGGTAGAGCATGCTGTAGTTGATAAGCCTGGAACCGAAGTTTTGACAACAGCAGCAATTCAAATTAAAGAGCGATCGCCGTTTGTATCTAGAGGTGGCGAAAAACTAGCTGGAGCATTAGCAGTATTTGAACTCGATCTGAGCGATCGCATCGGTCTTGATGGTGGCATTTCCACTGGAGGATTCACCGACTGTTTGCTCAAACACGGTGCCGCCCGTATTTATGGTGTCGATGTGGGATACGGGCAAGTAGCTTGGGAAGTACGCAAAGACCCGCGCGTCGTCCTGAAGGAACGCACGAATTTGCGCTATCTCACACCAGAAGACCTATACCCACCGGATGCCCCACGCCCCGACTTTGCCGTGCTGGATCTATCTTTCATTTCCCTGACAAAGGTAATGCCAGCACTGTGGGAATTGCTCCTGCCGCCGCGCGAAGTACTCATGCTGGTCAAACCGCAGTTTGAGGCGGGGAAGCAACAAGTAGGCAAACATGGCATTGTCAAAGACCCCAAAATCCGTGCCGAGGCATTTCATCGCGTCATGACTGCCGCGATCGCTCAGGGGTGGTACTTTCATGGTATGACGCGATCGCCAATTCAAGGCAAAACTGGCAACCATGAATACTGGCTCTGGCTGCGGGATAGTGGCTCGGGTAACTTACCAACTATAGATGAAATTAACGTAATGACTGGGGGGTAG
- a CDS encoding calcium-binding protein: protein MTVFIGTDASEVLASPVGDPSLIFGFGGDDTIFGLDAADTISGNLGNDSIDGGDGDDFILGGKDNDAIAGRGGNDFISGNIGADLVRGGDGIDSLFGGRGNDSITGGSSSDALSGDRGNDSLVGVNSADASPGLGETDTLTGGTGADIFVLGDASKSFYDDGNTAAFGMAIITDFNLSEDSIQLSLKGSYTAASPPAGFGTGTAIYLDKDGLSAIGGQDDLIAIVNGTEGLSLNARYFAYV from the coding sequence ATGACAGTTTTTATAGGTACAGACGCTTCTGAAGTGCTGGCTTCCCCTGTGGGCGATCCATCTCTCATATTTGGTTTCGGTGGAGACGACACCATTTTTGGGCTGGATGCCGCAGATACCATCAGCGGTAATCTAGGTAATGACAGCATTGACGGCGGCGATGGTGACGACTTCATCCTTGGCGGTAAGGATAATGATGCCATAGCTGGCCGTGGCGGCAATGACTTTATTAGCGGTAACATCGGTGCCGATCTAGTTCGCGGCGGCGACGGTATCGATTCCCTATTCGGTGGTAGGGGGAACGATAGCATAACGGGTGGTAGCAGTAGCGATGCGTTAAGCGGCGATCGCGGCAACGATTCTCTAGTCGGTGTTAACTCAGCGGATGCCAGCCCTGGTTTAGGCGAAACGGACACGCTTACTGGTGGTACGGGCGCGGATATATTCGTACTTGGCGATGCCAGCAAGTCATTTTACGACGATGGCAATACGGCAGCTTTTGGTATGGCAATAATTACAGACTTTAATCTGAGCGAAGACAGCATCCAGCTTTCCCTAAAAGGCAGTTATACTGCCGCATCTCCGCCTGCGGGCTTCGGTACGGGGACGGCCATTTACCTGGATAAAGATGGTTTGTCTGCGATCGGCGGTCAAGATGACCTCATCGCGATCGTTAACGGTACGGAAGGCTTGAGCCTTAACGCCAGGTATTTTGCCTACGTTTAA
- a CDS encoding ChuX/HutX family heme-like substrate-binding protein: protein MTATLKDFLEECDALGLVRLIVTNGGAVLEVKGKLEKLFYAELPKGKYANMHSELFEFHLNMDEIVRVRFETGEAKRGNFTTYAIRLLNHSDESQLSIFLQWGKPGEYAPGQIEAWMSLQEKYGETWTPEKLAAL, encoded by the coding sequence ATGACTGCTACTTTAAAAGATTTTCTAGAAGAATGCGACGCTCTGGGATTGGTACGTTTAATTGTGACCAATGGCGGTGCGGTTTTAGAAGTTAAAGGCAAACTGGAAAAACTGTTCTACGCTGAATTGCCCAAGGGCAAGTATGCCAACATGCACTCGGAACTATTTGAATTTCACCTCAACATGGATGAAATCGTACGGGTGCGGTTTGAAACGGGAGAAGCCAAACGCGGTAACTTTACCACCTACGCGATCAGACTGCTCAACCACTCTGATGAGTCGCAATTAAGCATCTTTTTGCAATGGGGTAAACCAGGCGAGTACGCACCGGGGCAAATTGAAGCGTGGATGTCTTTACAAGAGAAATATGGTGAAACCTGGACACCGGAAAAGTTAGCTGCCCTATAA
- a CDS encoding cupin domain-containing protein gives MYFSLPGVGLIDGETSSGIVITPLKFQGVFSIGGPIEPVGRFAYIDGGTNSLLIPPVYRGDPSFYALYFPPAVDQTLHTHTSYRIGAIVRGSGVCETPDGITELKPGIIFFIPSDRPHKFRTNEDSLVLVVFHPDSDTGFTHEDNPMLRRTMVDGISAAQLPDIHTTVLNLLAKSPQ, from the coding sequence ATGTATTTCAGTTTACCTGGGGTAGGGTTGATTGATGGTGAAACTTCCTCTGGCATTGTTATCACTCCCCTGAAGTTCCAGGGAGTATTTAGCATTGGTGGGCCAATTGAGCCAGTAGGTAGATTTGCATACATTGATGGCGGCACGAATTCACTGTTGATTCCACCTGTATATCGAGGCGATCCCAGTTTTTATGCCTTGTATTTCCCTCCCGCTGTAGACCAAACATTGCATACCCACACTAGCTACCGCATTGGCGCGATCGTTCGAGGTAGCGGGGTCTGTGAAACCCCAGATGGCATCACCGAACTGAAGCCAGGAATTATTTTTTTTATCCCGAGCGATCGCCCGCATAAATTTCGCACTAATGAGGATAGCCTGGTTTTAGTCGTCTTTCATCCCGATAGCGATACTGGATTCACTCACGAAGACAATCCTATGCTCAGGCGCACGATGGTTGATGGTATCAGCGCTGCTCAGCTACCAGATATTCACACGACGGTGCTCAATTTGTTGGCAAAATCTCCTCAGTAG